Sequence from the Candidatus Poribacteria bacterium genome:
TTTATACCGAGGTCTTGCCCAAGAGGCTCCTGAATTCCCGATTGTTTACATCGGTGAAGGGGATGCCGCCGCAAAACTGAAAGATTATCCCGCCGCTATTACTGCTTTTCAGCATGCTTTGCAACTTCTCTCAACACAGCCGCAAGGCGATATTGCAAGGGTGCGCTTAGAAATTATGGTGCAAGCCAAGCTCGCTGCTGCGTATCACCGCAACAAGCAGCTTGACCAAGCCGATACATGGTTCCAAAGAGCCATCAAGGGTGCTGGTGAGGATGCCCCGGTGGCATGGTATGTCGCTTTGGGACAGATTGAAACAGAGCGTGGGAACTTGGAGCAGGCACGCCGCTACTATATTGTCGCTGTGCAGCTGCACCCGGATACAACTGCTGCCTATAATAATCTCGGACATGTCCTGCTCAAGCTCAATCGCATTGACGAAGCCGATGCTGTCTTTCGGGAAGCACTCACCCAAGACGGGACGCTTGCCAGTGCCGCCTTCGGACGCGGTGAGGTCGGAGCAAGACGCGGGCAACTCCCTGTCGCCCAACGTTTTTATGAACGTGCTGTCCAACACGCACCTGACGAACCAATATTCCATAAAGCACTCGCAGATGTCCTCCATGATATGGGTAGCAACGAAGCATCTGAGGCTGCATTGACGCGTTACCGCCGAACCTTGACGGAACGCTACCGTCGTCAAGCGCATTGGTTCATTGAGAATGGACAGCCACAACGTGCCTTAACGCCCTTGAAGAAAGCACTTGAAACGGATGAGGCATTTATACCAGCCTTGAAAGATTATGCCTACGTTCAGATGCAGCTCGGCGAATTAGTGGATGCCAAGCAATCGTATCAACGTGTGCTCACCATAGAGCCTACTTCGCGGCAGGCACTTTTACATCTCGGTATGATAGAAGCCAAACTTGGGAATCAAGCAACAGCAGTATCACACTATCTCACGCTCATCAAACATGAACCGGATTTTATGGATGCCTACGTGCAACTCGCAAATCTGCACGAGCGTTCAGGAGATTTGAAGGCTGCGGCGCAAGCACTGACAATGGGCATCCGACACGAACCGACATGGGCACCCGGATATTTGTGGCGTGGGAAGATTTATCAGAAACAGAACAAGTCCAACATGGCAGAAGCCGATTTCCGAAAATCCATTCAACTCGCGCCAGATGTTCCATTTCCGAAAGAGGCGTTAGCGTCCCTGCTTGCAACGGAAAACAGGAAACTCACTGAAGCACTGACCCTCGCCACCGCTGCTGTTGCGAGTGAGGGGCAACCTGCACACCGTGCCACGCTTGCCTTCATCTATTACCGACTCAACCGAATTTCCGATGCGCGACGTGAAATTGGAATTGCCTTTACCCAAGTCCCTAATCATCCTTATGTTCTAAGAATTCGTTCGGAGATCCTAAAAACCGATCCATAGAGACAATTTCTGAATAACGGCTTTTTTGTATATTTTTTCTTGAAAATTAAAGAGAAAAATAGTATAATTCACTAAAGTTGTATGGTACATAGATTTGGAGAGTCACGTTCTAACCTGAACGGGCTTTATTGTCTTGAAACTGCACCAAGAGATTCGAGACTCTTCCATAACTGCTTACTTTAAGTATATAAAAAGTATATAGAATAAGGAGCCCTAACAATGTTAAAGTTTCAGATAGTTTTAATCGCCATTTTGGCATGTTGTGTTGCCTTTATATCCTGTGAACGAACTACGTCGATGATGACACCAGTTACGGATGACATGATGGCAGATGATAGCATGTCGGACGACATGATGGCTGACGACATGATGGACGACGGCATGATGGACGACGGCACGATGGCTGACGACATGATGGACGACGGCACGATGGCTGACGACATGATGGACGACATGGATGACATGGACGACATGGACGACATGGATGGCATGGACGACATGGATGGCATGGACGACATGGATGGCATGGACGACATGGACGACATGGACGACATGGATGGCATGGACGACATGGATGACATGGATGGCATGGATGGCGAGGGCATGAATGGCAACGGTATGAATTAGCCCAATAGTTCATCTCACATCATTTCTGAAGAGGATCAGTGACTACATTCTATGGTTGCTGATCCTTTTTTTATCCGCAATCTACGATGATCAAATCTTTCTATCAGACTCACATCTTACGGTGAAATCTACAATTTGCCTAAATTGCTACCGCAATTTTTCAAGTTCACTGCTGTAGGAGCGATCCCTACCTAAAACGCGGCAGACATAGCCTTATCAGGCAATTAGCCGTTTCTCGTTCACCAACAGAGTGCATGTTTGTAGAAAACTAAAGAAAGCTATCTACGCTCTATTTTTTGTTGAGAATTAAATCCCAATATGATACTATTTGAAGTGAAGTTATGTAATATAAATTTGGAGAAGACCACAATGAAGTGGATGGCTTTGCCGCTTTAAAGCCTACAACTCTTTTTCAACTTTTAAAATATAGAATAAGGAGCATTCAGTAATGTTAAAACTTCAAGTCGTTTTCATTGCGATTTTAATCATTTGTGTCGCCTTGGTATCCTGTGAAAGAGTACAAAAAGTCATAGAACCGGTTGCTGATGATATGATGGCTACCGATGATATGATGCCAGCTGACGACATGATGATGAATATGATGAAAGTGATGGACTCGAAAATGTACATGTCGTGGGCGAGTAAAGCACTTCCAGCACCGACGATGACCGTGGAAGAAGCTGCTGCAGCCATGGATTTCGCGGGAACCGGAGCAGCCCACAATCCAGGCAGCGATATTTTTACGCCACGTACCTTCTATATCAACGATATTGGTGCCGTGGCGAACAAGGCAGGCACAGCATATCCCGCTGGGACCATGATTTTCAAAGAAATTATGGATGAGACCAACACGTTTGTCGATAAACTCGCCATGATGATGAAGAGCGACGACCCGATGTATGCTAACCACAATGGGTGGGTCTACAGAAAATATGCTCGTCCCAGTGCGGATGCTGAGTATATGCAGGTCAGAGGCTCTAATCTGGCAGATGCAGGGAACGGCTGCCACGGCTGCCACGCCAAAGCCGATAACGACAGCGTCTTCGTCTCACTCTCCATGGATACCATGATGGACATAGATCCTATAGCAGATGATATGGTGGCTGGTGATGACACGACTATGGACACGACCACGGACATGACTACCGACGCGCCTATGGACATGACTACGGACGCACCTATGGACATGATGATGAAAATGATGATGGACATGGAAACGCACAAGTCGTGGGACAGTGTTACGCTTCCAGTACCAGTGGGTACCGGAGCAGCTCACGGGACGGGAGCTCGTACTGTATATTTCAATGAAGCCGGTGCTATGGCAAACAGGGCAGGGACAGCTTATCCTGCAGGAACCATGATTGTCAAAGAGATCATGGATGCTACCAATACATTTGTCGAGAGGGTTGCAAAGATGGTAAAAACCGACTCAGCAGACCCGATGTCCGCAATGTACAAAGATCACGGCTATTGGATGTA
This genomic interval carries:
- a CDS encoding tetratricopeptide repeat protein: MWNNPRLKQTRDRIAQKPISMRWWRHFAVGVLLFVFAVSGSADDIADYSKTFQKQLKDAQRAFQAEQWHEARRLYRGLAQEAPEFPIVYIGEGDAAAKLKDYPAAITAFQHALQLLSTQPQGDIARVRLEIMVQAKLAAAYHRNKQLDQADTWFQRAIKGAGEDAPVAWYVALGQIETERGNLEQARRYYIVAVQLHPDTTAAYNNLGHVLLKLNRIDEADAVFREALTQDGTLASAAFGRGEVGARRGQLPVAQRFYERAVQHAPDEPIFHKALADVLHDMGSNEASEAALTRYRRTLTERYRRQAHWFIENGQPQRALTPLKKALETDEAFIPALKDYAYVQMQLGELVDAKQSYQRVLTIEPTSRQALLHLGMIEAKLGNQATAVSHYLTLIKHEPDFMDAYVQLANLHERSGDLKAAAQALTMGIRHEPTWAPGYLWRGKIYQKQNKSNMAEADFRKSIQLAPDVPFPKEALASLLATENRKLTEALTLATAAVASEGQPAHRATLAFIYYRLNRISDARREIGIAFTQVPNHPYVLRIRSEILKTDP
- a CDS encoding cytochrome P460 family protein, whose product is MLKLQVVFIAILIICVALVSCERVQKVIEPVADDMMATDDMMPADDMMMNMMKVMDSKMYMSWASKALPAPTMTVEEAAAAMDFAGTGAAHNPGSDIFTPRTFYINDIGAVANKAGTAYPAGTMIFKEIMDETNTFVDKLAMMMKSDDPMYANHNGWVYRKYARPSADAEYMQVRGSNLADAGNGCHGCHAKADNDSVFVSLSMDTMMDIDPIADDMVAGDDTTMDTTTDMTTDAPMDMTTDAPMDMMMKMMMDMETHKSWDSVTLPVPVGTGAAHGTGARTVYFNEAGAMANRAGTAYPAGTMIVKEIMDATNTFVERVAKMVKTDSADPMSAMYKDHGYWMYVQVKLDAMSNVIEGETKGDVPGGSSAGCHGCHSTAANDKVFVPLSMADAAGTDGAATGMNDAGDGAAQ